CGCCACTCCTTGGAGCTTGTTCACCATGTGAGACCTGGCTTGTTCCAGGCTGGCCTGGGACATTCCCTGTGACTTACACAGGAATCGGGGTCACAGCTAGGGGGCCCTGCCTCCAGAAGAACAGCCCTACCCGTCAGTGAGGGCCTGCTGCCCACAGACCACAGTGCAGGTGGCCTCCTCGCGCTGGCCCACCAGCACCAGTGACCGGTCGGCACCACGGGCACTTAGGAGGCTGTCTTTCTTGGGCAGGAGCCCactaactctttaaaaaaatagaccttctctttttttttttgttaaagattgacacctgagctaacatctgttgccaatcttttttttcttttccttcttctccccaaagcccaccccccacccccgccccagtacatagttatatattctagttgtgagtgcctgtgcttgtgctgtgtgggatgccgcctcagcatggcctgatgagcggtgccatgtctgcgcccaggatccaaactcgcgaaaccctgggccgccaaagcagagcacgcgaacttaaccactcggccatgggaccagccccaaaaTAGACCTTCTTATTCCAACAGTTTTCTGTTCACGGCAAGactgaggggaaggtacagagattcccATATCCCCCCCACATGCAGCGCCTCCCCTACTGTCCACACCCCACAGAGGGCCGTTGGTTACAGCTGAGGCCCTGTACCCACAGGGCATCGTCTCCCAGAGCCCACAGCTTGCAGTGGGGTCGCGCGGCACCCTGCATTCTGAGGTTGTCCAAATGTGTGCCTACCATTATAATCACACAGGTAGTTTCACTGCCCCAAAAATCCTGCCAGTCACTGACTTTtaaacaggcttttttttttttaagctttttttttaaagcttttttttgttttttcctttttcttcccaaagccccccagtacatagttgtatattcgtcgttgtgggtccttctagttgtggcatgtgggacgctgcctcagcatggtttgatgagcagtcccatgtccgcgcccaggattcgaaccagtgaaacactgggccacctgaagcggagtgcatgaacctaaccactcagccatggggccagccccattaaacAGGCTTTTAACTGTCAAAGTTAAGGGTCAGCTGAGTTGTTCACTTAGTGGTGTAGACGTGGGGCTGCACCCCGCCACGTACAAGTCAGCAGGAAGCTGTGTCCTCAGGGGTCTGTAGTGGTCCCCAGGGGCCGCAGCCCCAGTCAGCTGGTTTGGATGTTTGTGGGAGGTCCGATGTCCTCCACCGCGTGCAGGAAGGGCCCCAAGCAAAGAGCGGTCCGGCTGGGTTTCTCCTGGAGCAAGTCCATGAGTGAGGTTTGTTCCAAAGGAGCCATCGCTGGCTGTCGCTGGGAACTGAAAGAGCAAGCGGGTGTCAGGTCAGGGCTGCGTAACTGAGTAGGGGTGCAGTCAGGCAGCAAGGCACCTGGGGGTCCTTTGAGTGAGGACTGTCCAGGTGGGACGAGTAGCCAGAGGATTCAGCTGTGCCCTCAGCCCGGCTCCGGGCACTTGGGGCCCACACTGGCCGGACCGGCCCCCAGCCGCAGGGCATGGGCAAGCACGGCCCGGTCAGTACAGCACTGGGCGCTCGTCCAAGACCCGAGGACACGCTTCCAGGGGTGCCGTTGCCTGCCCTCCTGGGAAAGCGCACTCGTGGTGTGAACGCTGCTCTCCCCTCAAAGGCACATCCAGGACCCTGCTAGCCAGCGGTTGACATGGAACAAGTCCCCAAAGAGTGTTCTCGTCATCAAGAAGATCCGTGACGCCAGCCTGCTCCAGCCCTTCAAGGAGCTCTGCATGTACCTGATGGAGGTGAGCGGGCCAGGGGGCGACCCAcagctcccctctgccctcctgctTCATTTGCGCCGGTGGGATTCCACCTGCCACAGTGGAAACTGATGCTTGCTGACGCTCCACAACATGCTCATCTGGGCTGGctgggggctcagggaggggaacacggggctggggagggggtcgTGGAGCCAGCCTCCTATCAGGTGTCCACGCTTCTGATTCCGTAGCTGGTAAAGTTAGGAGGCTCTCTCCAGAAGAGTGGCTTCCATAGCAAGCGTCGCAGACCCTCCAGCAAGATGGAAATCTGCGAGATGAGCAGATTGGAAGCCGTTTGCCGGCCAAGACAGAGGACTCGCTTCCCCCTTGTCCTGCGACGCCCGGGCCTAAAGGCGGCTTTGTGGAGGAGCAGCAGCATCTGAACTGGGTCTCGTTTGTGGGCTGACGTGCCATTCTCCCTTCTAGGAGAACAACATGATTGTGTATGTGGAGAAGAAAGTTCTAGAAGACCCTGCCATAGTGAGTGACGACAGCTTTGGGCCAGTGAAGAGGAAGTTCTGCACCTTCAGAGAAGGCGAGTTGTCCTTGGGTTCTGTCGGTGGTTGACTGGGCGCCAGTCCAGGTGAGACGGGAGCCCCTAGCGCCCCTGCTCCGTCTGGGCGGCTCTGCCCTGCAGCGCCAAGGGCTTGTGACGGTTTTCCTTGTGTTCGCTGCTGTGTTTTCTAGATTATGACGACATTTCCAATCAGATCGACCTCATCATCTGCCTGGGGGGGGACGGGACCCTGCTCTACGCCTCCTCCCTCTTCCAGGTGAGGCTCGGCGGCCTCCGTCTTGCGGGCTTGCACAGCCTGAGGAGGGTTCGCCCCCCTCTCGTCTCCTGCCCTATGCTGGGCAACTGGTGCACGTTCCCACTGAGGCTCACTGGATTTTCCTGTGAGCCCGCTTGTTGGTTGTAGAGCAGCTCTGCGATGATGCCAGGCGagcctctgctctgggtgcttgAAGCTGTGGGTGGCTGGGCATTCCCATGCTCAGGAGTGCTGGTGGCAAGTGGCGTGGGCAGGCCCAGAGAAGGGCGcggggtgggaggaagagggcTGCAGGGGAGAAACAGCCCTGGGGGTGGCTGCGGTCCACACACAGATGGCATTCGCAAGCTGCGCTGCGTGGCTGTGTTGGGCGGGGGCCCAGGACAGGTGggggcagcagctgcaggctgaTCCTCCAGGGCATCAGGGGAAACGCTCTGGGGGTGCCAGAGGGTGAGGGTCTACACAGGAGCCCACCCTGACTCCCCACAAGGCAAGGTTCCTGCGGGGACCCAGCTGAGGTGCGTTAGATGGTCAGGCATGGGGGCCCTTGGAGAGCCGCCTGCAAGTGACAGGGCAGCCACCAGGGCACAAGGGTCAGGTCCTGCAGGCGGTGTGGACCGGGGCCTCAGCACCCCAGGACACACACCCACTGAGGCTGGAACCCTGCAGAGTCAGCTTGGGCGAGGCCGGAAGTCGAGGTGCTGGGGGCGGCCCTCCCACCCACCGCATCCAGCCGCCTCAAAGCTGCCGCTCCTGCCCGCCTCCCTCCGAGGCTCCCCCGCCTGCTACCATCCCGCTCCTCCCCCTCGAAGGGCTGCAGAGTGCCCTGCTGGGGACCACAAGTCCCACTCTCAGGCCCACTGCCCCGTCGGGTCTTCCTACCTAGAACCTATGAGGCACGGTCTCCACGGGTCAGAGCCTGGTGGCGCTGGAGTGGCCGTGATCGCCTCATGTCCAGCCCTCATCAGCTCCTTCCTGTCCTCTGTGGTCACTGGGCTGGTCAGTCCTCTTGCCTTTGTTTCTCACTGGCTCTCCACATTGCTACTTCTCTAGGCTCCCTGACTCCCTGCTGACCTCAGGTGTGGTCGCTGAGTCAGCCCtgctggccccgccccctcaACACGTCAGCCCCCTGCCCATGCCTGGCGCAGAGCCTGCCCTCGTGTCCCCTCCTGGGGGTGGTCAGGGGTGGGGCGGTTGGTGCTCGGGTGCCTTTGCAGTGGACTGGCCAGCTGAGTGACCTGCCTCATTGGCTCACAGGGCAGCGTGCCTCCGGTCATGGCTTTTCACCTGGGCTCCCTGGGCTTCCTGACCCCCTTCAACTTTGAGAACTTTCAGTCCCAAGTTACTCAGGTGATACAGGGTGAGTCGGAATGTTCTGGAACCCACAAGCAGTTCTGAACATGAGATTGTCTTCTCACTTGGTTTCTGGCTTTTTAAATGATGCATAGAGCAACATGTAAGTGTTTCCAGATTCAGAGATTTCTGAATTCTGAATGGTTCAGACGTGTTTTTCCTGATGCTAAGGAGAGAGCAGGTCACAGGTTGAAGCTGCTGTGTGTGTTGAGTAGCAGTGAACTATGTTCACAGAAGTGTTGCTCTCAATTTGGGAGAAGGATCAGGGGTCTCTGGTCTGCTTCCTGTGGGGTGCTGCCGCCCATCCCTGCTGACCTCGCTGGCTGTGACCCCTGCCGGCCCCCAGGGAATGCAGCTGTTGTTCTCCGGAGCCGGCTGAAGGTCAGGGTCGTGAAGGAGCTTCGAGGGAAGATGGCCATCCCCAACGGGATCAGCGAGAACGGGGTGCTGGCTACAGACCTGGACACAGAGGTCGGGAAGCAGGTCATGCAGTACCAGGTCTGTGGACACGTTCCCCCCAGCTCCAGGCCGTGCCCTTACTGTCTTCTGGCTTTGGGGAGGGGCACGGGGTGGAGGCCTTTGGGCTGGAACCCTGGGGGAGCCCCTTGTCCTCAGCACTTTGCAGAGAGCCCAGGAGCAGCACAGGTGCCTGAGGGCAGACCCACTGGGAGGTGCTGCCCAGCCCCTCAATGTGCTGTGGCCTGGCCATCCCCCAGGTCTTGAATGAGGTGGTGATCGACAGAGGTCCCTCCTCATACCTGTCCAACGTGGACGTCTATCTGGACGGGCACCTCATCACCACGGTGCAGGGCGACGGTAGGCGGGCATCGGGCAGCCCTGGGAATTCTGTGTGGGCAGGGGGATGGGGGATGGTGACCAGGGAGAGTGACCATGTTGCCTGTCCACAGGGGTGATTGTCTCCACCCCGACGGGCAGCACAGCGTATGCGGCTGCAGCTGGGGCCTCCATGATCCACCCCAACGTGCCAGCCATCATGATCACACCTATCTGCCCCCACTCACTGTCATTCCGGCCCATTGTGGTCCCTGCAGGGGTCGAGCTGAAGGTCAGAGCCCCCCTTTCACCTTTTCTGGTTTGAGCCATTGCCCAGGGCCTGGAGTGCTGACCACCCACTCTGGCCTGAGGCTACCTTGTCCCCCACGCCCCTCCTCCTGTGATCCCGTTACCTCCCTAGCTGTGACCCCAGTGCCCACTGGGCCATGGGCCCCACCTTGCTGGGTGCTGGATGGGGCTTCATGGCCATTC
The genomic region above belongs to Equus caballus isolate H_3958 breed thoroughbred chromosome 2, TB-T2T, whole genome shotgun sequence and contains:
- the NADK gene encoding NAD kinase isoform X3 → MTLSHGRLPFVRQRTRSLHGPCPVTTFGPKACVLQNPQTIMHIQDPASQRLTWNKSPKSVLVIKKIRDASLLQPFKELCMYLMEENNMIVYVEKKVLEDPAIVSDDSFGPVKRKFCTFREDYDDISNQIDLIICLGGDGTLLYASSLFQGSVPPVMAFHLGSLGFLTPFNFENFQSQVTQVIQGNAAVVLRSRLKVRVVKELRGKMAIPNGISENGVLATDLDTEVGKQVMQYQVLNEVVIDRGPSSYLSNVDVYLDGHLITTVQGDGVIVSTPTGSTAYAAAAGASMIHPNVPAIMITPICPHSLSFRPIVVPAGVELKIMLSPEARNTAWVSFDGRKRQEIRHGDSISITTSCYPLPSICVRDPVSDWFESLAQCLHWNVRKKQAHFPEEEEEEV
- the NADK gene encoding NAD kinase isoform X5; translated protein: MKLIEGVMSEPSPRGSAWKGHIQDPASQRLTWNKSPKSVLVIKKIRDASLLQPFKELCMYLMEENNMIVYVEKKVLEDPAIVSDDSFGPVKRKFCTFREDYDDISNQIDLIICLGGDGTLLYASSLFQGSVPPVMAFHLGSLGFLTPFNFENFQSQVTQVIQGNAAVVLRSRLKVRVVKELRGKMAIPNGISENGVLATDLDTEVGKQVMQYQVLNEVVIDRGPSSYLSNVDVYLDGHLITTVQGDGVIVSTPTGSTAYAAAAGASMIHPNVPAIMITPICPHSLSFRPIVVPAGVELKIMLSPEARNTAWVSFDGRKRQEIRHGDSISITTSCYPLPSICVRDPVSDWFESLAQCLHWNVRKKQAHFPEEEEEEV
- the NADK gene encoding NAD kinase isoform X4 — encoded protein: MLLWFWELSTRRTRSLHGPCPVTTFGPKACVLQNPQTIMHIQDPASQRLTWNKSPKSVLVIKKIRDASLLQPFKELCMYLMEENNMIVYVEKKVLEDPAIVSDDSFGPVKRKFCTFREDYDDISNQIDLIICLGGDGTLLYASSLFQGSVPPVMAFHLGSLGFLTPFNFENFQSQVTQVIQGNAAVVLRSRLKVRVVKELRGKMAIPNGISENGVLATDLDTEVGKQVMQYQVLNEVVIDRGPSSYLSNVDVYLDGHLITTVQGDGVIVSTPTGSTAYAAAAGASMIHPNVPAIMITPICPHSLSFRPIVVPAGVELKIMLSPEARNTAWVSFDGRKRQEIRHGDSISITTSCYPLPSICVRDPVSDWFESLAQCLHWNVRKKQAHFPEEEEEEV
- the NADK gene encoding NAD kinase isoform X2 encodes the protein MEILHVFRHQRFSDQSPRLSTMEVEQEKVNMSKELSADAASYRCSACHGDEDWGLSHPMRGRAKSRSLSAAPAPASTKEFRRTRSLHGPCPVTTFGPKACVLQNPQTIMHIQDPASQRLTWNKSPKSVLVIKKIRDASLLQPFKELCMYLMEENNMIVYVEKKVLEDPAIVSDDSFGPVKRKFCTFREDYDDISNQIDLIICLGGDGTLLYASSLFQGSVPPVMAFHLGSLGFLTPFNFENFQSQVTQVIQGNAAVVLRSRLKVRVVKELRGKMAIPNGISENGVLATDLDTEVGKQVMQYQVLNEVVIDRGPSSYLSNVDVYLDGHLITTVQGDGVIVSTPTGSTAYAAAAGASMIHPNVPAIMITPICPHSLSFRPIVVPAGVELKIMLSPEARNTAWVSFDGRKRQEIRHGDSISITTSCYPLPSICVRDPVSDWFESLAQCLHWNVRKKQAHFPEEEEEEV
- the NADK gene encoding NAD kinase isoform X1, with product MEVEQEKVNMSKELSADAASYRCSACHGDEDWGLSHPMRGRAKSRSLSAAPAPASTKEFRRTRSLHGPCPVTTFGPKACVLQNPQTIMHIQDPASQRLTWNKSPKSVLVIKKIRDASLLQPFKELCMYLMEENNMIVYVEKKVLEDPAIVSDDSFGPVKRKFCTFREDYDDISNQIDLIICLGGDGTLLYASSLFQGSVPPVMAFHLGSLGFLTPFNFENFQSQVTQVIQGNAAVVLRSRLKVRVVKELRGKMAIPNGISENGVLATDLDTEVGKQVMQYQVLNEVVIDRGPSSYLSNVDVYLDGHLITTVQGDGVIVSTPTGSTAYAAAAGASMIHPNVPAIMITPICPHSLSFRPIVVPAGVELKIMLSPEARNTAWVSFDGRKRQEIRHGDSISITTSCYPLPSICVRDPVSDWFESLAQCLHWNVRKKQAHFPEEEEEEV